A section of the Alligator mississippiensis isolate rAllMis1 chromosome 8, rAllMis1, whole genome shotgun sequence genome encodes:
- the CCDC159 gene encoding coiled-coil domain-containing protein 159 isoform X2, whose amino-acid sequence MEALRGFVLSTMETTLIQGEKSRDPGPNCYLSRASSNTGLTDAFEADGLILPMPLKDELELIKSQMQAQAQAFEALSHSLSLLEQESGQQQQKIQHLEEELRRTGPERLERTLEQQLQELRLALSRELEAAQGQHRDPLDGLAEDVMQSKKLLCEELELVQGEMRRIHQKLEEQESDITRNLASIRRMQENQVKCRKILTQLKAREAAGAPEPTGGSGRQVQAELSHIWLALRTLQNSLPGSEAMGGMRVTGRRSRRLRLSVSATPPATTPPRDDSSSESSLCDSPSPYGRPGEAEA is encoded by the exons ATGGAGGCGCTGCGGGGTTTCGTCCTCAGCACCATG GAGACGACGTTAATCCAGGGGGAGAAGAGCAGAGACCCCGGGCCCAACTGCTACCTGTCCCGAGCCAGCAGCAACACGGGCCTG ACTGACGCCTTCGAGGCTGATG gcctgatcctgcccatgcccctgaAGGACGAGTTGGAGCTTATCAAGAGTCAAATGCAAGCCCAGGCCCAG GCCTTCGAAGCCCTGAGCCACTCGCTGTCGCTGCTGGAGCAGgagagtgggcagcagcagcagaagatcCAGCACCTGGAAG AGGAATTGCGGCGGACGGGCCCGGAGCGACTGGAGCGGacgctggagcagcagctgcaggagctgcggTTGGCGCTGAGCCGGGAGCTGgaggcagcccaggggcagcaccgAGACCCCCTGGACGGGCTGGCCGAGGACGTGATGCAGAG CAAGAAGCTTCTGTGTGAGGAGCTGGAGTTGGTGCAAGGAGAGATGCGGAGGATTCACCAGAAGCTCG AGGAGCAGGAGAGCGACATCACCCGGAACCTAGCGAGCATCAGGCGGATGCAGGAGAACCAGGTGAAGTGCCGGAAG ATCCTGACCCAGCTGAAAGCCCGGGAGGCAGCAGGGGCCCCGGAGCCGACGGGAGGCAGCGGCCGGCAGGTGCAGGCGGAACTGAGCCACATCTG GTTGGCTCTCCGCACCCTCCAGAATTCCCTGCCCGGGAGCGAGGCCATGGGGGGCATGAGGGTGACGG gtCGGAGGAGCCGCCGACTCCGTCTCTCGGTGTCGGCcaccccccctgccaccacccccccACGAGACGACAGCAGCTCCGAGTCCAGCTTGTGTGACAGCCCTAGCCCCTATGGGCGCCCCGGG GAAGCAGAGGCTTGA
- the CCDC159 gene encoding coiled-coil domain-containing protein 159 isoform X4, with the protein MEALRGFVLSTMETTLIQGEKSRDPGPNCYLSRASSNTGLTDAFEADGLILPMPLKDELELIKSQMQAQAQAFEALSHSLSLLEQESGQQQQKIQHLEEELRRTGPERLERTLEQQLQELRLALSRELEAAQGQHRDPLDGLAEDVMQSKKLLCEELELVQGEMRRIHQKLDPDPAESPGGSRGPGADGRQRPAGAGGTEPHLVGSPHPPEFPARERGHGGHEGDGSEEPPTPSLGVGHPPCHHPPTRRQQLRVQLV; encoded by the exons ATGGAGGCGCTGCGGGGTTTCGTCCTCAGCACCATG GAGACGACGTTAATCCAGGGGGAGAAGAGCAGAGACCCCGGGCCCAACTGCTACCTGTCCCGAGCCAGCAGCAACACGGGCCTG ACTGACGCCTTCGAGGCTGATG gcctgatcctgcccatgcccctgaAGGACGAGTTGGAGCTTATCAAGAGTCAAATGCAAGCCCAGGCCCAG GCCTTCGAAGCCCTGAGCCACTCGCTGTCGCTGCTGGAGCAGgagagtgggcagcagcagcagaagatcCAGCACCTGGAAG AGGAATTGCGGCGGACGGGCCCGGAGCGACTGGAGCGGacgctggagcagcagctgcaggagctgcggTTGGCGCTGAGCCGGGAGCTGgaggcagcccaggggcagcaccgAGACCCCCTGGACGGGCTGGCCGAGGACGTGATGCAGAG CAAGAAGCTTCTGTGTGAGGAGCTGGAGTTGGTGCAAGGAGAGATGCGGAGGATTCACCAGAAGCTCG ATCCTGACCCAGCTGAAAGCCCGGGAGGCAGCAGGGGCCCCGGAGCCGACGGGAGGCAGCGGCCGGCAGGTGCAGGCGGAACTGAGCCACATCTG GTTGGCTCTCCGCACCCTCCAGAATTCCCTGCCCGGGAGCGAGGCCATGGGGGGCATGAGGGTGACGG gtCGGAGGAGCCGCCGACTCCGTCTCTCGGTGTCGGCcaccccccctgccaccacccccccACGAGACGACAGCAGCTCCGAGTCCAGCTTGTGTGA
- the CCDC159 gene encoding coiled-coil domain-containing protein 159 isoform X1, translating to MEALRGFVLSTMETTLIQGEKSRDPGPNCYLSRASSNTGLTDAFEADGLILPMPLKDELELIKSQMQAQAQAFEALSHSLSLLEQESGQQQQKIQHLEEELRRTGPERLERTLEQQLQELRLALSRELEAAQGQHRDPLDGLAEDVMQSKKLLCEELELVQGEMRRIHQKLEEQESDITRNLASIRRMQENQVKCRKILTQLKAREAAGAPEPTGGSGRQVQAELSHIWLALRTLQNSLPGSEAMGGMRVTGRRSRRLRLSVSATPPATTPPRDDSSSESSLCDSPSPYGRPGQEAEA from the exons ATGGAGGCGCTGCGGGGTTTCGTCCTCAGCACCATG GAGACGACGTTAATCCAGGGGGAGAAGAGCAGAGACCCCGGGCCCAACTGCTACCTGTCCCGAGCCAGCAGCAACACGGGCCTG ACTGACGCCTTCGAGGCTGATG gcctgatcctgcccatgcccctgaAGGACGAGTTGGAGCTTATCAAGAGTCAAATGCAAGCCCAGGCCCAG GCCTTCGAAGCCCTGAGCCACTCGCTGTCGCTGCTGGAGCAGgagagtgggcagcagcagcagaagatcCAGCACCTGGAAG AGGAATTGCGGCGGACGGGCCCGGAGCGACTGGAGCGGacgctggagcagcagctgcaggagctgcggTTGGCGCTGAGCCGGGAGCTGgaggcagcccaggggcagcaccgAGACCCCCTGGACGGGCTGGCCGAGGACGTGATGCAGAG CAAGAAGCTTCTGTGTGAGGAGCTGGAGTTGGTGCAAGGAGAGATGCGGAGGATTCACCAGAAGCTCG AGGAGCAGGAGAGCGACATCACCCGGAACCTAGCGAGCATCAGGCGGATGCAGGAGAACCAGGTGAAGTGCCGGAAG ATCCTGACCCAGCTGAAAGCCCGGGAGGCAGCAGGGGCCCCGGAGCCGACGGGAGGCAGCGGCCGGCAGGTGCAGGCGGAACTGAGCCACATCTG GTTGGCTCTCCGCACCCTCCAGAATTCCCTGCCCGGGAGCGAGGCCATGGGGGGCATGAGGGTGACGG gtCGGAGGAGCCGCCGACTCCGTCTCTCGGTGTCGGCcaccccccctgccaccacccccccACGAGACGACAGCAGCTCCGAGTCCAGCTTGTGTGACAGCCCTAGCCCCTATGGGCGCCCCGGG CAGGAAGCAGAGGCTTGA
- the CCDC159 gene encoding coiled-coil domain-containing protein 159 isoform X5, whose protein sequence is MEALRGFVLSTMETTLIQGEKSRDPGPNCYLSRASSNTGLTDAFEADGLILPMPLKDELELIKSQMQAQAQAFEALSHSLSLLEQESGQQQQKIQHLEEELRRTGPERLERTLEQQLQELRLALSRELEAAQGQHRDPLDGLAEDVMQSKKLLCEELELVQGEMRRIHQKLEEQESDITRNLASIRRMQENQVKCRKILTQLKAREAAGAPEPTGGSGRQVQAELSHIWYLLPPFPALGTPIHPFA, encoded by the exons ATGGAGGCGCTGCGGGGTTTCGTCCTCAGCACCATG GAGACGACGTTAATCCAGGGGGAGAAGAGCAGAGACCCCGGGCCCAACTGCTACCTGTCCCGAGCCAGCAGCAACACGGGCCTG ACTGACGCCTTCGAGGCTGATG gcctgatcctgcccatgcccctgaAGGACGAGTTGGAGCTTATCAAGAGTCAAATGCAAGCCCAGGCCCAG GCCTTCGAAGCCCTGAGCCACTCGCTGTCGCTGCTGGAGCAGgagagtgggcagcagcagcagaagatcCAGCACCTGGAAG AGGAATTGCGGCGGACGGGCCCGGAGCGACTGGAGCGGacgctggagcagcagctgcaggagctgcggTTGGCGCTGAGCCGGGAGCTGgaggcagcccaggggcagcaccgAGACCCCCTGGACGGGCTGGCCGAGGACGTGATGCAGAG CAAGAAGCTTCTGTGTGAGGAGCTGGAGTTGGTGCAAGGAGAGATGCGGAGGATTCACCAGAAGCTCG AGGAGCAGGAGAGCGACATCACCCGGAACCTAGCGAGCATCAGGCGGATGCAGGAGAACCAGGTGAAGTGCCGGAAG ATCCTGACCCAGCTGAAAGCCCGGGAGGCAGCAGGGGCCCCGGAGCCGACGGGAGGCAGCGGCCGGCAGGTGCAGGCGGAACTGAGCCACATCTGGTACCTCCTCCCACCCTTCCCGGCACTTGGGACCCCGATCCACCCATTTGCCTGA
- the PLPPR2 gene encoding phospholipid phosphatase-related protein type 2, producing the protein MAGAKPEPKRSVSIIPCFVFVELGILAGTVLLAYQLEFTDAFPVHERGFFCHDGAVAKPYPGPEAASRAPPRLVHALVGAVPTLAILVGEVAAFVRQPRWRRDEEETIMSGACCAFTPLLRRLVRFLGVFSFGLFATTIFAGAGQVVSGTQAPHFLAVCRPNLTALGCHLPGPRYVAAACSGDPVLVRAARRAFPCRDAALGAYASVYAAMYVTLVGPRGSRLARPALCLALLAPAFLLGVVRVAEHRNHWADILAGFLTGTAVAAFLVTCVVNNFGSRLAGRQGRELGPVGGEAPAMVSPCPHSPMEKLSVAQGVRPPLDEPDFSTLLTRGLERQLRIVPPGGAYPIPELGPSLSPEARLSLLLTPPDVLLAARSVTSQV; encoded by the exons ATGGCCGGGGCGAAGCCGGAGCCGAAGCGAAGCGTCTCCATCATCCCCTGCTTCGTGTTCGTGGAG CTGGGCATCCTTGCAGGCACCGTGCTGTTGGCCTACCAGCTGGAGTTCACCGATGCCTTCCCAGTGCATGAGCGCGGCTTCTTCTGCCACGATGGCGCGGTCGCCAAACCCTACCCAGGCCCGGAGGCTGCCAGCCGCGCTCCCCCCCGCCTGGTGCATGCCCTTGTGGGTGCTGTGCCCACCttggct atcctggttgGGGAAGTTGCTGCCTTTGTGCGCCAGCCCCGGTGGCGCCGGGATGAGGAGGAGACAATCATGTCAGGGGCCTGCTGCGCCTTCACCCCCCTGCTGCGCCGCCTTGTGCGCTTTCTTG GTGTCTTCTCCTTCGGGCTCTTTGCCACAACCATCTTCGCAGGCGCTGGGCAGGTGGTGTCGGGGACAcaggccccacatttcctggccGTTTGTCGCCCCAACCTCACAGCACTCGgctgccacctgcctgggccACGCTAcgtggctgctgcctgctctggggaTCCCGTGCTTGTGAGGGCTGCGCGCCGTGCCTTCCCCTGCCGTGACGCTGCCCTGGGCGCCTATGCCAGCGTCTATGCAGCT ATGTATGTGACCCTGGTGGGCCCACGGGGCTCCCGGCTGGCACGGCCTGCGCTGTGCCTGGCACTTCTGGCTCCTGCCTTCCTGCTGGGCGTTGTACGTGTGGCAGAGCACCGCAACCACTGGGCCGACATCCTGGCTGGCTTCCTCACTGGCACCGCTGTTGCTGCCTTCCTG GTGACGTGTGTGGTGAACAATTTTGGCAGCCGGCTGGCAGGGCGCCAAGGCCGAGAATTGGGGCCAGTGGGGGGTGAGGCTCCAGCCATGGTCTCACCGtgcccccacagccccatggagaaGCTCAGTGTGGCCCAG GGAGTCCGGCCTCCACTGGATGAGCCAGACTTCTCCACCCTCTTGACCCGGGGGCTGGAGCGGCAGCTGCGCATAGTCCCCCCCGGAGGGGCCTACCC AATCCCGGAGCTGGGGCCATCTCTGTCCCCTGAGGCCCGGCTGAGCCTGCTGCTGACACCCCCCGACGTGCTCCTGGCTGCCCGCTCCGTCACCAgccaagtctga
- the CCDC159 gene encoding coiled-coil domain-containing protein 159 isoform X6: MPLKDELELIKSQMQAQAQAFEALSHSLSLLEQESGQQQQKIQHLEEELRRTGPERLERTLEQQLQELRLALSRELEAAQGQHRDPLDGLAEDVMQSKKLLCEELELVQGEMRRIHQKLEEQESDITRNLASIRRMQENQVKCRKILTQLKAREAAGAPEPTGGSGRQVQAELSHIWLALRTLQNSLPGSEAMGGMRVTGRRSRRLRLSVSATPPATTPPRDDSSSESSLCDSPSPYGRPGQEAEA; this comes from the exons atgcccctgaAGGACGAGTTGGAGCTTATCAAGAGTCAAATGCAAGCCCAGGCCCAG GCCTTCGAAGCCCTGAGCCACTCGCTGTCGCTGCTGGAGCAGgagagtgggcagcagcagcagaagatcCAGCACCTGGAAG AGGAATTGCGGCGGACGGGCCCGGAGCGACTGGAGCGGacgctggagcagcagctgcaggagctgcggTTGGCGCTGAGCCGGGAGCTGgaggcagcccaggggcagcaccgAGACCCCCTGGACGGGCTGGCCGAGGACGTGATGCAGAG CAAGAAGCTTCTGTGTGAGGAGCTGGAGTTGGTGCAAGGAGAGATGCGGAGGATTCACCAGAAGCTCG AGGAGCAGGAGAGCGACATCACCCGGAACCTAGCGAGCATCAGGCGGATGCAGGAGAACCAGGTGAAGTGCCGGAAG ATCCTGACCCAGCTGAAAGCCCGGGAGGCAGCAGGGGCCCCGGAGCCGACGGGAGGCAGCGGCCGGCAGGTGCAGGCGGAACTGAGCCACATCTG GTTGGCTCTCCGCACCCTCCAGAATTCCCTGCCCGGGAGCGAGGCCATGGGGGGCATGAGGGTGACGG gtCGGAGGAGCCGCCGACTCCGTCTCTCGGTGTCGGCcaccccccctgccaccacccccccACGAGACGACAGCAGCTCCGAGTCCAGCTTGTGTGACAGCCCTAGCCCCTATGGGCGCCCCGGG CAGGAAGCAGAGGCTTGA
- the CCDC159 gene encoding coiled-coil domain-containing protein 159 isoform X7, with translation MEALRGFVLSTMETTLIQGEKSRDPGPNCYLSRASSNTGLTDAFEADGLILPMPLKDELELIKSQMQAQAQAFEALSHSLSLLEQESGQQQQKIQHLEEELRRTGPERLERTLEQQLQELRLALSRELEAAQGQHRDPLDGLAEDVMQSKKLLCEELELVQGEMRRIHQKLDPDPAESPGGSRGPGADGRQRPAGAGGTEPHLVPPPTLPGTWDPDPPICLTGWLSAPSRIPCPGARPWGA, from the exons ATGGAGGCGCTGCGGGGTTTCGTCCTCAGCACCATG GAGACGACGTTAATCCAGGGGGAGAAGAGCAGAGACCCCGGGCCCAACTGCTACCTGTCCCGAGCCAGCAGCAACACGGGCCTG ACTGACGCCTTCGAGGCTGATG gcctgatcctgcccatgcccctgaAGGACGAGTTGGAGCTTATCAAGAGTCAAATGCAAGCCCAGGCCCAG GCCTTCGAAGCCCTGAGCCACTCGCTGTCGCTGCTGGAGCAGgagagtgggcagcagcagcagaagatcCAGCACCTGGAAG AGGAATTGCGGCGGACGGGCCCGGAGCGACTGGAGCGGacgctggagcagcagctgcaggagctgcggTTGGCGCTGAGCCGGGAGCTGgaggcagcccaggggcagcaccgAGACCCCCTGGACGGGCTGGCCGAGGACGTGATGCAGAG CAAGAAGCTTCTGTGTGAGGAGCTGGAGTTGGTGCAAGGAGAGATGCGGAGGATTCACCAGAAGCTCG ATCCTGACCCAGCTGAAAGCCCGGGAGGCAGCAGGGGCCCCGGAGCCGACGGGAGGCAGCGGCCGGCAGGTGCAGGCGGAACTGAGCCACATCTGGTACCTCCTCCCACCCTTCCCGGCACTTGGGACCCCGATCCACCCATTTGCCTGACTG GTTGGCTCTCCGCACCCTCCAGAATTCCCTGCCCGGGAGCGAGGCCATGGGGGGCATGA
- the CCDC159 gene encoding coiled-coil domain-containing protein 159 isoform X3 produces MEALRGFVLSTMETTLIQGEKSRDPGPNCYLSRASSNTGLTDAFEADGLILPMPLKDELELIKSQMQAQAQAFEALSHSLSLLEQESGQQQQKIQHLEEELRRTGPERLERTLEQQLQELRLALSRELEAAQGQHRDPLDGLAEDVMQSKKLLCEELELVQGEMRRIHQKLEEQESDITRNLASIRRMQENQVKCRKILTQLKAREAAGAPEPTGGSGRQVGSPHPPEFPARERGHGGHEGDGSEEPPTPSLGVGHPPCHHPPTRRQQLRVQLV; encoded by the exons ATGGAGGCGCTGCGGGGTTTCGTCCTCAGCACCATG GAGACGACGTTAATCCAGGGGGAGAAGAGCAGAGACCCCGGGCCCAACTGCTACCTGTCCCGAGCCAGCAGCAACACGGGCCTG ACTGACGCCTTCGAGGCTGATG gcctgatcctgcccatgcccctgaAGGACGAGTTGGAGCTTATCAAGAGTCAAATGCAAGCCCAGGCCCAG GCCTTCGAAGCCCTGAGCCACTCGCTGTCGCTGCTGGAGCAGgagagtgggcagcagcagcagaagatcCAGCACCTGGAAG AGGAATTGCGGCGGACGGGCCCGGAGCGACTGGAGCGGacgctggagcagcagctgcaggagctgcggTTGGCGCTGAGCCGGGAGCTGgaggcagcccaggggcagcaccgAGACCCCCTGGACGGGCTGGCCGAGGACGTGATGCAGAG CAAGAAGCTTCTGTGTGAGGAGCTGGAGTTGGTGCAAGGAGAGATGCGGAGGATTCACCAGAAGCTCG AGGAGCAGGAGAGCGACATCACCCGGAACCTAGCGAGCATCAGGCGGATGCAGGAGAACCAGGTGAAGTGCCGGAAG ATCCTGACCCAGCTGAAAGCCCGGGAGGCAGCAGGGGCCCCGGAGCCGACGGGAGGCAGCGGCCGGCAG GTTGGCTCTCCGCACCCTCCAGAATTCCCTGCCCGGGAGCGAGGCCATGGGGGGCATGAGGGTGACGG gtCGGAGGAGCCGCCGACTCCGTCTCTCGGTGTCGGCcaccccccctgccaccacccccccACGAGACGACAGCAGCTCCGAGTCCAGCTTGTGTGA
- the SWSAP1 gene encoding ATPase SWSAP1 — MAAALKRAMGEAGATPAAPAPVPALVLGPPRSGRSALLMRAALASAGPRTRVLFLAPCALQQLPGVPAGAGAAHALQHVQFLYPPSLRALLPLLAALPGALPRSPALLLLDGLEHYVAACPCPRGAARLAALLVDTAVACATCPHTPGLGCQLIASVCSSRTPDAAQRLAALVRYFPARCQLSPAPGEEGPGQAWTAHLCQAGAPSHTWTILFSPHGELSMAPAPGEEALGLGGSWGEGREHNREPAGED; from the exons ATGGCGGCGGCGCTAAAGCGGGCGATGGGCGAAGCTGGGGCCACGcccgctgccccggccccggtCCCGGCGCTGGTCTTGGGCCCGCCCCGCTCGGGCCGCTCGGCGCTGCTAATGCGGGCGGCGCTGGCCTCGGCCGGGCCCAGGACCCGCGTACTCTTCCTGGCGCCCTGCGCGCTACAGCAACTGCCCGGAGTCCCGGCCGGAGCAGGCGCTGCGCATGCGCTACAG CACGTGCAGTTCCTGTACCCGCCGTCGCTGCGggcgctgctgcccctgctggccgCCCTGCCCGGGGCGTTGCcccgcagccctgccctgctgctgctggacggTTTGGAGCACTACgtggctgcctgcccctgcccgcgGGGGGCTGCCCGCCTCGCCGCCCTGCTGGTGGACACCGCTGTGGCCTGTGCCACCTGCCCGCACACCCCGGGTCTCGGCTGCCAGCTCATCGCCTCCGTCTGCAGTTCCAGGACCCCCGATGCTGCCCAGCGCCTGGCCGCCCTCGTCCGTTACTTCCCGGCCCGctgtcagctcagccctgctccaggggAGGAGGGTCCTGGGCAGGCATGGACGGCCCACTTGTGCCAGGCGGGGGCCCCCAGCCACACCTGGACGATCCTCTTCAGCCCCCATGGGGagctgagcatggccccagcacctggagaggaggccctggggctggggggcagctggggggagggaagggagcacaatcgggagccagcaggggaggaTTGA